The Ancylobacter sp. SL191 nucleotide sequence CTACAAGGAATACCTCTTCTGATCGCCTAGACCGACCGGCCGGGGAGCGTGATCGCGCGCTCCCCGCGCCATCTCCCGTGCCCTCCGCCCGCGCCGCTGGCGCGCGCCGCACCCGGTGTCAGGGAAATCCCCGTGTCCCACGCTTCCACCGCCCCCGTCCGGTCTGCCGATCCCGCGCGACCCTTTCTGGAGCTGCGCGGCATCCACAAGCGTTTCGGCGGCGTCCACGCGCTGCGCGGCGTCGGCTTCACCATCCGTCCGGGCGAGGCCTATCACCTGCTCGGCGAGAATGGCTGCGGCAAGAGCACCGTCATCAAGATCATGTCCGGGGCGCACGCCCCCGATGAGGGCGAGATCATCCTCGACGGGCGCAGCTACCGCGCGCTGAACCCGATCCAGTCGCTCGCCGCCGGCATCGAGACCGTCTATCAAGACCTGTCGCTGCTGCCCAACCTCACCGTCGCCGAGAATGTCGCGCTGAACGAGCAGCTCGTGGCCAGCGGCGGGCGCCTCGCGCGGCTGTTCGACCGCACGCGCCTGCGCCAGACCGCCGAGGCGGCGCTGGCCCGCGTCGGCCTGCCGACCGCGCGGACCTATCTCTCCACCATCGTCTCCGACCTGCCGCTTGCCCAGCGCCAGCTCGTCGCCATCGCCCGCGCCATCGCCACCCAGGCGAAGATGGTCATCATGGACGAGCCGACGACCTCGCTGACGCGCCGCGAGGTGGACAATCTCATCCTCGTGGTCGAGCGCCTGCGCGCGGAGGGCGTGGCGGTGCTGTTCGTCACCCACAAGCTCGACGAGTGCTACCGCATCGGCGGCCACGCCATCGTGTTCCGCGACGGGCAATGCGTCGCGCAGGGCCCGCTCGCCGATTACAGCAAGCACGACCTCGCCGAGCTGATGACCGGCCGGCAGATCGACGCCGCGCGCTACCGCACCGGTGCGCCCGGCACCGAGGAGCTCTTCGCCGCCGAGGGGCTGGCGCTGCCGCCCAATCTCGGCCGGGTGAGCTTCACCGTCCGCAAGGGCGAGATCCTCGGCATCACCGGCCTCGCCGATTCCGGCCGCAACGAGCTCGCCACCGCCATGGCCGGCGTCACCCCGGCGAGCGAGGGGCGCATCCGCATCGACGGCAGGGCCGAGACCATCGGCCACCCCGCCCACGCCATCCGCCTCGGCATCGGCTATGTGCCGGAGGACCGCCTCGCGGAAGGGCTGTTCCTCGACAAGTCGATCTTCGAGAACGAGATCGCCCTCGTCGTGCGCGACCTCGCCAACGGGCTCGGCATCGTCGATACGGCGAAGGGCCGGGCGCTGGCCGACCAGATCGCGCAGGACATGCGCCTCAACACCCGCAATATCGACCTGCCGGTCAGCTCCCTCTCGGGCGGCAACCAGCAGCGCGTGCTGATCGGCCGCTGGCTGTCGATCAAGCCGAAGCTGCTGGTGCTGCACGGGCCCACGGTGGGCGTCGATGTCGGCTCGAAGGACACGATCTACCGGGTGATCCAGCAGCTCGCGGAGGCCGGCATGGGCCTCGTAATCATCAGCGACGACCTGCCCGAGCTGCTGCAGAACTGCGACCGCATCCTCGTCATGAACGCCGGCAGCATCGTCGCCGATTTCGACGCGACCGCGACCGACGAGGACCAGATTTATCAGGCCATGCTGGCGTCGAAGCCCGGCCTTGCGACAGAGGCCGCCCGATGAGCGCGATCCACCTTCAAGAGGGCGGCGCCACGGCCCCGCGCATCAACCCGCTGATCGAGCTGGTGCGCCGCCGGCCGGAGATCATCACCTTCATTCTTCTGGTGGCGATCTGCGTCACCGTCTCCCTGCTCAATCCTGCCTTCCTCCAGCCCTCCTCGCTGGTCGACATCGGCCGCGCCAGCGTGGTGATGGGGCTGTTCGCGCTCGGCGTGTTCATCATCCTGGCGGCCGGAGGCATCGACGTGTCCTTCACCGCCATCGCCGCCTTCACCATGTATTCGATGACGCTCCTGGTGAAGAACCACCTGCCGGACCTGCCGATCGCGGTCATCCTGCCGCTCTCGGTACTCGGCGGGGCGCTGCTGGGCGTGGTGAACGGGCTGCTGGTGCATCACCTCAAAGTGCCCTCGCTGATCGTCACCATCGGCACGCAATATCTGTTTCGCGGCATCCTGCTCGCCTTCATCGGCACGGTCTGGATCATGTCGCTGCCGCCGCAGATGGGCGCCTTTGGCCGGATGCCGCTGTTCCAGTTCGAGTCGGGCGATGGGCGCACCATCACCATGCCGTTCTACTTCCTCGTCCTGCCGGCGGCGGCGCTGCTGACCTGGTGGATGCTGAACCGCACGCTGATGGGCCGCGCCATCTTCGCGCTGGGCGGCAATGCGAGCGTGGCCGAGCGGCTCGGCTACAGCCTGAAAACCATCCATATTTTCATGTTCGCCTATGCGGGCGGCCTCGCGGGGCTCGCCGGCATCATCCACACCTGCGCCAACCGGCAGTCCAACCCGTTCGACCTCGTCGGCAGCGAGATCAACGTGATCGCCGCCGTGGTGCTGGGCGGCGCCCGCATCACCGGCGGCACCGGCTCGGTGATCGGCACGCTGCTGGGCGTGCTGCTGGTGGTCGTCGTCAACAGCGTGCTGGTGATGGTGGGCATTCCCTCCACCTGGCAGCGCGTGGTGGTCGGCGCCTTCATCCTGCTCGCCGCCGCTTTCTTCATGTTCTGCCAGAAGAAATCCTGAACGTCCCCGCGCCCCCATTCGAGCTCTGAAGAGGATCCCATGAAGAAGTTTCTCAACGATCCGGCGCACTTCGTCGACGAGATGCTCGACGGCATCTACCGGGCTCACCCGCAGGTCACCTATGTGAACGACGACAGGCGCTGCCTCGTCGTCGCCACGCCCAAGGCCGGCAAGGTCGGCATCGCCACCGGCGGCGGCTCGGGCCATTTGCCGCTGTTCCTCGGCTATGTCGGCGAGAACATGCTGGATGGCTGCGCCGTCGGCGGCGTGTTCCAGTCCCCCAGCGCCGACCAGATGCACGAGGTCACCAAGTACATCGATCAGGGCGCCGGCGTTCTCTACATCTATGGCAACTACACCGGCGACATCATCAATTTCGACATGGCCGCCGAGCTGGCGGACCTCGACGGCATCCGCGTGATGCAGGTCGTCGGCAATGACGACATCGCCTCCTCCGTGGTGGGCGAGGAGCACAAGCGGCGCGGCGTCGCCGGCATTTTCTTTGTCTACAAGGCGGCGGGCGCGGCGGCGGCCAATGGCCTGTCGCTCGACGAGGTCCACCGCATCGCCGACAAGGCCCGCGCCAATGTGCGCACCATCGGCGTCGCGCTGTCGAGCTGCGTCGTGCCGGAAGTCGGCCACGCCACCTTCTCGGTCGGCGAGGACGAGATGGAAATCGGCATGGGCATCCATGGCGAACCGGGCATCAGCCGCTCCAAGCTCGCCGCCGCCGACGAGGTAGTCGACCAGATGATGGCCCGCGTCTTCGCGGAAGTGGAAGCCGGCGCGGGGGACGAGTTCGCCGTGCTGGTGAACGGCCTCGGCGGCACGCCCAAGGAAGAGCTCTACATCCTGTTCCGCCGCGTCGCGCAGCTCTTCGAGGAAAAGGGCTCCAAGGTGAAATATGTCTGGATCGGCGAGTTCGCCACGGCCATGGAAATGGCCGGCGCCTCGATCTCCGTGCTCAAGCTCGACGCCGAGCTCGACCCGCTGATCGCCGCCCCGGTGAACACCCCGTTCTTCGCGCATTACAAGGGCTGAGGCGATGGCTCACGAGACCCTGCGCGCCGAGGAACTGATCGGCCTGTTCCAGAGCTGGCGCGACCTGTTCGCGGCCGAGCGCGATTTCCTCATCGCGCTCGACGGCAAGGTGGGCGACAGCGATCTCGGTATCACCATGGCCAAGTCCTTCGCCGCCGCCGCCGAGACGGTGAGTGCGGAGGGCGCCGGCGCGGGACTTTCCAAGCTGCTGCGCGCGGCCGGGGCGATCATGGCGAAGACCGCGCCCTCCACCATGGGCACGCTCACCGCCACCGGCTTCCTGCGCGGCTCCAAGGTGCTGGAAGGCAAGGACGCTATCGGCACCGCCGAGGCCGCCGCCTTCTGGCGCGCCTATGCCACCGGCATCGCCGAACGCGGCAAGGCCAAGCTCGGCGACAAGACCATTCTCGACGTGCTCGATCCCGTGGCCGGGGTGCTGGAAGCACAGGCCGCGAGCGGCGCCGCGCTCGGCCCGGCGCTGAAGGCGGCGGCGGACGAGGCCGCGGCGGCACTGGAGCGCACCACGTCCATGGTCGCCCAGCACGGCAAGGCCGCCGCCTTCCAGCAGAAGACGGTAGGCCTGCAGGATGCCGGCGCGACCGTGGGCATGATGCTGGTCCGGCAGATGAGCTCCTTCGTCGGCACCTGACCGGTTCGCGGCGGCGGCGAGCGGGCTTGAGCTGAAGGGATTCGGTGTCGAAAAGCCGGAGGCGTCGCGCGAGACGCGGCGCGTCAGTCGCGGCGCCTCAGTCGAAGACGATGCCGCCATCGACATTGAGCGTCTGGCCGGTGACGAAGCCGGCATCGTCGGAGGCGAAGAAGGCGACCGGGCCGACCACATCCTCCGGCGCGCCGATGCGGCGCATGGCGGTGTTGGCGGTCCAGCGCGCCTTGATCGCCGGATCCTCCAGATTGGTGCGGCCCATATCGGTGAGGATGATGCCCGGACAGACGCAATTGGCGGTGATGCCCTCCGCGCCGACCTCCTGCGCCAGCACGCGGGTGAAGCCCATGATCGCGGCCTTGGAGGCGGAATAATGCGCCTGTTCCGGCGCGCCCTGCTTACCGCCGATCGAGGCGATATTGACGATGCGGCCATAACGGCGGGCGCGCATATGCGGCAGCAGCGCCTGGATGACGAGGAAGCTGCCCTTGGCGTTCACATCCATCACCGCGTCCCAGACGCCTTCGTCCAGCGTCTCGACCGGGCTGGTGATGAGGATGCCGGCATTGTTCACCACCGCCTCGACATGACCGGCCCAGGCGATGGCCGCGCCCACCATGGCCGTCACCTCGGCCTTGGAGCTGACATCGGCGTAGAGCGCGAGGGCGCGCCGCCCACCCGCCTCGATCTCGCGCACCAGTGACGCCAGCGCCTCGCTCTGGCGGGAAATGTCGTTCACCACGAGATCATAGCCGCGTTCGGCGAGGCCGAGCGCGATGGCCCGGCCAATGCCGCGGCTGGCGCCGGTGACGAGGGCGACGCGAGCGGTGTCGGTGGAAGCCATGGGAAGTCTCCTCAAAGGGCTGTGTAGCCGCCATCCACCGCGAGGACGGCGCCGGTGATGAAGCTTGCGGCGTCGCTCGCCAGGAACAGCACGGCATCGGCGATCTCGTGCGGTTCGCCGAGACGGCCCATCGGCGTGCGGTCGAGCCACACATGGAACCAGTCGGGATTGCTGCGGCCGGCGAGAGTGAGCTCGGTCGCGGTGTAGCCGGGCGCCACCGCATTGACCCGCACGCCCCGGCGCGCCCACTCCACGGCGAGCGACTTGGTGAGCATGTTCACGCCCGCCTTGGCGGCGTTGTAGGCGATTTGCGGCTGCGGATGGACGACGATCTCCCCGCACATGGAGGAGACATTGACGATGGCCCCGCGCCCCTCCGCCACCATCGCGCCACCGATGAGCTGGGCGCAGTTGAAGACGCCGTTGAGATCGACGTCGATCACCGCCGACCAGTCCTCCACGCTCATCTCCGCCGCCGGGGCGTTGCGGACGATGCCGGCATTGTTGACGAGGATATGCGGTACGCCATGGCTCGCGCGCAGAGCCGCCAGCGCGGCGGCAATACCGGGCCGATCCGTCACGTCGAGCGCGAGAGCGTCAGCCCGGCCGCCCTCGGCGCGCAACTGGGCGGCGAGCGCCTCGGCCGCCGCGACATCGCGGTCGGCGACGATGACATGAGCACCCGCGCTTGCGAAACGGGTGCAGATCGCCGCGCCGATCCCCCGCGCCCCGCCGGTGACCAGCGCCAGCCGGTCGTCCAGTCGGAACGCGTTCATCGGGCTGCCCCGGTCGACGTCGCGGGAAGGTTCTTCAGCGCCGGGTAGAGCGCCCGGTAGCGCTGATAGATCTCGTCATAGCGGGCGGCCTCGCGGGCGCGGGGCTCGATGCGCCGGCCCGGCCGCACCATGGCGGCGATGCCCTCGTCGATGGAGGCGAAGTGCCCGGCGCCATGGGCGGCGAGCACGGCAGCGCCAACCGAGGGCGCCGCGCTGGAGGCGGGCACGCAGACCGGCAGGCCCGACGTGTCGGCATGGATCTGCAACCACAGCTCGGAGGCCGTCGCCCCGCCGCCGACCGTCAGCTCGGTCGAGCGGAAGCCGGCCTCCGCCATCTGGTCGAGAATGGCGCGCGTGCCGAAGGAGATGCCCTCGATGATCGCGCGGAAGATGTGCTCCGGCCCATGCGCCAGCGTCAGCCCGATGACGGCGCCACGCGAGAGCGGGTCGACATAGGGCGTGCGGTTGCCCTGAAAGTGGTCCTGCACGATCAGCCCGTCGCAGCCCGGCTCCAGACGCGCGGCGGCGGTGTTGAGCGCGTCGAGGTCCATCGTCCCGCCCATCAGCCGCTTCATCCATTGCAGGATCGAGCCGGTCGAGGTCTGCCCGCCCTCGATGATGTGGCGGGCCGGATAGACCGCGTCGGGATAGGAACCCCATAGACCGGGGTGATGCACCTCGCGGTCCGACACGCCGAACTGCAGATGCGAGGAGCCGGTGATGAGGGCGAGCTGGCCGGGCTTGGCGACGCCGAGGCCGATCATGCCGATCAGCGCATCCGCTCCGCCCTGCACGAGCTTCACCCCGGTATGCAGGCCGATATGCTCGGCCGCGCGCGCGGTAAGCGTGCCGATCACGGTCCCCGGCGCGGCGACCTCGGGCGGCCATTTGTCGAGCAGCGCCTCCAGCCCCAGCGCCGTCACCAGCGAGGCCGCGAAGCCCCCGCGCGTCGTCGCGTAGTGCCAGCGGATCGAGGCGTTGTTGAGCGAGGCGACCCGCCGCCCAGTCAGGCGGATGGTCATGAAGTCCTGATACTCGCCAATGGTGACGGCACGCTCGAAGATGTGCGGCTCGTGGCGCTTCAGCCAGAGCGCCTTGGGGATCATCCACTCCGCCGAGACCGGCCCGCGCCCCGCCCCATTCGCCGCCAGCGCGGGATCACCGGTGGCGAGCACGGCCTGCGCCTCCTCGCCGGCGCGCACATCCATCCATAAGAGCGCCGGGCGCAGCGCGTTGCCCTCGGCATCGAGCGCGACCACGGTGCAGGAGGTGGTGGTGAGGCAGATCGCCTCCACCGCCTGCGGATCGACGCCGGCTTTCGCCAGCGCCGCCTTGGTGGCGATGCCGAGCGCGGTCCACCAGTCCTCCGGGTTCTGCTCGGCGCGGGCGCCGGGTGCGAACTCCGTGCCATAGGGATGGCTCGCCTGACCGAGACAGGCGCCGGACGGGTCATAGACGCCGGCGCGCAGGCTCTCGGTTCCGCCGTCGACGGCGACCACATAGGCCATGTCGTTTCCTCCAGAAGATCGCGGGAGTTGATCTCCCGTCGCAACCCGTTATCGCGAGCGGTCAGTTGGCCTCGTCGAAGGCCTTCAGCGCCTTGGCGCCGTAGACCATGGCCGGACCTCCGCCCATTTCCACGGCGACGGCCAGCAGTTCGAGCAGATCCTCGCGCGCGGCACCGAGCCGGCGGGCGGCATCGACGTGGTAGACGACGCAGTCCTCGCAGCCGCACACCACGCCGAAGGCGGCGGCGAACAGCTCCTTCTGCGCCGGAGTGAAGCGCCCCGCCGCGCCCGCCGCCTTGGAGAGCTGGCGAAAGCCGGCGGCGACCTCGGGCACCGCCTTGGCGAAATGGGCGAGGCGGGCGTGAACCTCCTTCAGCTCGCTGCTCATGCGGCGTCTCCTTCAAACAGCGCGAGAATTTCGCCCGGCTGGTCCCAATGCGGCATATGGCCGGCGCCGGCGACGAGATGGATCGCGACGCGCGAGGGCGCCACGGTGACCTGCGTCCATGGGATGATGCGGTCCTCCAGCCCAACCACGAGCCGCACGCTCATGCGCCGGGACAGGCGGGCGAGCGGCTCGACGATGTCGACCTTCTGGCCACCCGCGCCGAACGCGTCCTCGGCGAGCGCCGTGAGCCGGCCGGCACCCAGTGTCGCGGCAAGGCCGGCGACGGCGGCATCGGACAGCCCGGCCGGACGGGCGGTGAGGCGGCGCAGCAAATGACGCAGCGCGCCGGGCGAGGGGCGCGCGGCCATGCCGGCGATGAAGTCGCTGTCAATGGCGAGCCCGAGGCCAGCGGGGCAGAGCAGCGTGAGGCGCTGCAGCCCCGGCAGCGCTTCCGCCAGCGCCACCGCCGCGACGGCGCCCAGCGAATGGGCGACGATCTCGGTCGGGGCGAAGCGTTGCGCGGCGAGAAAACCAGGGAGCGGCGCGGAAAGATCGGCCGCGCCTGTCGCCTCGGCATCGGTCCCGCCATGGCCCGGCAGGTCCGGCACCAGCACGTCATAACCGGCGCGGCCGAGCTGGTTGCCGAAGGCGGCGAAGGTGGTGCGGTCGCCGGCGAAGCCGTGCAGCAGCAGCGCCCGCCGCGCCGCGCCGGGCGTCCCATGGCGATCAAAGGCGATGGCACCCGCAGCGGCGACCGCTCCGCCCGCCAGCGCCGCTTCGACATCGCGTGCCTCGATGCGCCCACGCCGGCCGCTGCCGCGCAGGCTGGCAAGGTCGATCCCCGCCCGCGCGGCGAGCCGCCGGGCGATGGGGGTAGCGCGCCGGGGGGCGGCGGGGTCGGCGGGAGCGTGGGTCACCGCCGCGACACACGCCGCCACGGGGGCGGTCGTCGCTGGGGCAGTCGTCCCTAGAGTCGCATCAGGCGCCGGGGCGGCCAGGCTCGTCTCCTCAGGGAGGAAGCCTTCCATAGCGGCATCCGCCACCGCGATCTCCACCCGTGCCAGCGGCGCGCCGACCGGCACCATGGAGCCCAACTCCACCAACGTTTCCACCAGCGTGCCGTCCATCAGCGCCGGGAACTCGGCGACCGTCTTGTCGGTCTCGATCTCGAACAACCCGTCGCCGCGCTTGAAGGCCGCGCCCGGCTGAACCATCCAGCCAACGATGCGCCCTTCATCCATGGTCTCGCCGAGGCGCGGCATGGCGAGGGTGCGCGTGACGCGCCCGCTGGCGGCCAGCGCCGGACTCGCGCCGTCCTCGCCCTTCAGCCGAGCGATGGGAGCGCCAACGACGATCATGTCGCCGGGCGCGACCAGCTTCTCGGCCAGCACGCCATCGGTGAGCGCGGGCAATTCGGCCACGGTCTTGTCGGTCTCGATTTCGAGGATCGGGTCGCCGCGCTTGAAGGCATCGCCCTCGGCGATCAGCCAGCCGACAATGCGCCCCTCCTCCATCGTCTCGCCGAGACGGGGCATGGTGAGAATGGCGGCGCTCATGACAGCAGCCGCCGCACGGCGTCCCCGATGAGCGCGGGAGACGGCACGCTGCCGGCTTCCAGCTCCTGCGACACGGAAATCGGAATGTCCTCGCCGGCGATGCGGATCACCGGCTCATGCAGGAAGTCGAAGCATTCCTCGGTGATGCGCGCCGACAGCTCGGCGGCGACGCCGGCGGTCAGCGGGCCTTCCGAGACCACGGCCACCCGGCCGATTTTTTCGACATGCTCAATCACCGTGTCCATGTCGAGCGGGTTGAGGGTGCGCAGGTCGATCACCGTCGCCTCGATGCCCTCCTTCGCCAGCGCCTCGGCGGCCTCAAGCGCGTAATGCACCTGCCGCGAATAGGTGACGATGACCACGTCCTTCCCTTCCCGCCGCACCGCAGCCTTGCCCCAGGGCAGCTTCGCCGTGGTGAGGTCAGCCTCTTCCTTGCGGGTGTAGAGCGCCTTGTGCTCGATGAAGACGACCGGGTCCGGCATGGTCAGCGCGTGGCGCAGCAGGTGGTAGGCGTCCTCGGCGGTGGCGGGCATGACGAGGCGCAGGCCGGGCATGTGCATCACCCAGGCTTCCAGGCTCTGCGAGTGCTGCGCGCCGGCGGAGCGGCCGGTGCCGCCCTGCGTGCGCAGCACCATCGGCACGCCGATCTGGCCGCCGAACATGTAGCGGATCTTGGCCGCTTGGTTGGTGAGCTGGTCCATGGTCATGCCGAGGAAGTCGACATACATCAGCTCGGCGACGGGCCGCAGGCCGGTCATCGCCGCGCCGACGGCGGCGCCGATGATGGCCGGCTCGGAGATCGGCGTGTCGATCAGCCGGTCGCCGCCGAACGTGTCGATCAGGCCCTTGGTCACGCCATAGGCGCCGCCATAGCGGCCGACTTCCTCGCCGATGACGATGACGCGCTCATCCGCTTCCATCGCGTCGATGAGCGCCTGACGCAGCGCGTCGCGGTAGGTGATCTGGACCATCAGCGGATTTCCTTGGACAGAACGCGGTCGAGCCGGGTGCGGACAGGCTCGGGCTCTGGCTCGCCGACGGCGAACACGTCGCGGAACATGGAGGCGAGCGGCGGCGCCGGGGAGGCCGCGGCGAAGTCGATCGTCGCGTCCATCTCGGCGGCGATCTCGGTGTCGAGCGCGTCGAGCGCGCTTTCCGGGGCGAGGCTCCGCTCCAGCAGAGCGGCGCGGGCGTGCTTGACCGGATCGCGCTGGCGGCCGGCGAGTTCCTCCTCCTCGGCGCGGTAGGGGCTCTTGTCCATGCGGGCATGGCCGAAGAAGCGGTAGCAGGAGACGGCGAGGAAGCCCGGCTTGCCGGCGCGGGCGGCGTCGACCAGATCCTTGGCGGTCGCGGCCACCGCCTCGACGTCATTGCCATCGACCATGGCGCCCTGCAGGCCGAAGGCGCGGGCGCGCTCGTCGAACGCCTCGTTGCGCGTCGCCTGATCGACGCGCGTGCCCATGCCGTACTGGTTGTTGATGCAGACGAACAGCACCGGCAGCTCCCAGAGCGCCGCCATGTTCATGCTCTCATAGAGAATGCCCTGCCCCATCGCCCCGTCGCCGAAGAAGGCGATGGAGACGCTGCCGGTCTTCAGCCGCTTGGCCGACAGGCCGGCCCCAACCACGGCGGGAATACCGCCGCCGACAATGGCGTTGGCGCCGAGATGGCCGAGCGCCATATCGGCAATGTGCATCGAGCCGCCCTTGCCGGCGCAGTAGCCGGTTTCCTTGCCGGCGATCTCCGCCATCATCCGCGACGGGTCGGCGCCGCGGGCGAGGAAGATGCCGTGGCCGCGGTGATGGGTGGTGAAGGTGTCCTCCGGCCGCATGGCGCTGGCCACGCCCGCCGCTGCCGATTCCTCGCCGATCGACAGATGCAGCATGGAGCCGGCGGAGAGGCCGCGCACGAAGAGTTCGCCCACGCGCTCCTCGAAGGTGCGGATGCGCCGCATGGTCCGGTACAGGCCGAGAAGATCGGTATTGGTCCCGGCGGGCGGGGAGGCAGATCGGGTGTCGGTCATGACGGGGACTGGTCCTTGATGACGCACGTTCGCTCAGAGGAGCTTCAGCTTTGTGGTGCGGGAGACGATCGCGACGGCGACGATGATGATGACGCCCTTCACGATGCTCTGGATGTAGGTATCGAGGCCGATGAGGTTCAGCCCATTATTGATGACGCCGATGAACAGCGCGCCGAAGAAGGTGCCGGCGATGGTCGCCGTCCCCGGCCGGAACATCGTCATGCCGATGAACACGGTGGCGAGGCCGTCGAGCAGATAATCCTGCCCGGCATTGGGCTGGCCGGAGCCGAGGCGGGCCGAGAGCAGGATGCCGGCGGTCGCGGCGAACAGGCTGCAGATCACCAGCGCGAGCTGGCAGTAGCGCCGCCCGCGAATGCCGGAGAGTTCCGCCGCCTTCAGGTTGCCGCCCACCGCGTAGATGTAACGCCCGACAATGGTGCGCTCCATGACGAACCAGGCGAGGATGACCGCGCCGAACATGATGAAGGCGAGCACCGGGATGCCGAAGATCCGCCCCTGCCCGAGCACCAGATAGCTGTCCGGCAGGCCGCCATAGATCGCCCGGCCGCCGGAGAGCAGGAAGTTCACGCCGAACAGGATCGAGCCCATGGCGAGGGTGGCGATGAGCGAGGGCACGCCAACGATCGTCACCAGCAGGGCGTTGACGAGACCCACGGCGAGACCCGCGCCCAGCCCGGCGGTGAGCGCCACCGGCAGCGGCCAGCCGGCCACCAGCAGGGTCGGCGCGATGAGGCCGGCAAGGCCCGCCATGAAGCCGACCGAAAGGTCCATCTCCCGCGCGGCGAAGCCGAAGGTGAGGCC carries:
- a CDS encoding ABC transporter permease gives rise to the protein MSAIHLQEGGATAPRINPLIELVRRRPEIITFILLVAICVTVSLLNPAFLQPSSLVDIGRASVVMGLFALGVFIILAAGGIDVSFTAIAAFTMYSMTLLVKNHLPDLPIAVILPLSVLGGALLGVVNGLLVHHLKVPSLIVTIGTQYLFRGILLAFIGTVWIMSLPPQMGAFGRMPLFQFESGDGRTITMPFYFLVLPAAALLTWWMLNRTLMGRAIFALGGNASVAERLGYSLKTIHIFMFAYAGGLAGLAGIIHTCANRQSNPFDLVGSEINVIAAVVLGGARITGGTGSVIGTLLGVLLVVVVNSVLVMVGIPSTWQRVVVGAFILLAAAFFMFCQKKS
- a CDS encoding alpha/beta fold hydrolase, which codes for MSAAILTMPRLGETMEEGRIVGWLIAEGDAFKRGDPILEIETDKTVAELPALTDGVLAEKLVAPGDMIVVGAPIARLKGEDGASPALAASGRVTRTLAMPRLGETMDEGRIVGWMVQPGAAFKRGDGLFEIETDKTVAEFPALMDGTLVETLVELGSMVPVGAPLARVEIAVADAAMEGFLPEETSLAAPAPDATLGTTAPATTAPVAACVAAVTHAPADPAAPRRATPIARRLAARAGIDLASLRGSGRRGRIEARDVEAALAGGAVAAAGAIAFDRHGTPGAARRALLLHGFAGDRTTFAAFGNQLGRAGYDVLVPDLPGHGGTDAEATGAADLSAPLPGFLAAQRFAPTEIVAHSLGAVAAVALAEALPGLQRLTLLCPAGLGLAIDSDFIAGMAARPSPGALRHLLRRLTARPAGLSDAAVAGLAATLGAGRLTALAEDAFGAGGQKVDIVEPLARLSRRMSVRLVVGLEDRIIPWTQVTVAPSRVAIHLVAGAGHMPHWDQPGEILALFEGDAA
- a CDS encoding SDR family NAD(P)-dependent oxidoreductase, with amino-acid sequence MASTDTARVALVTGASRGIGRAIALGLAERGYDLVVNDISRQSEALASLVREIEAGGRRALALYADVSSKAEVTAMVGAAIAWAGHVEAVVNNAGILITSPVETLDEGVWDAVMDVNAKGSFLVIQALLPHMRARRYGRIVNIASIGGKQGAPEQAHYSASKAAIMGFTRVLAQEVGAEGITANCVCPGIILTDMGRTNLEDPAIKARWTANTAMRRIGAPEDVVGPVAFFASDDAGFVTGQTLNVDGGIVFD
- a CDS encoding dihydroxyacetone kinase family protein, which translates into the protein MAHETLRAEELIGLFQSWRDLFAAERDFLIALDGKVGDSDLGITMAKSFAAAAETVSAEGAGAGLSKLLRAAGAIMAKTAPSTMGTLTATGFLRGSKVLEGKDAIGTAEAAAFWRAYATGIAERGKAKLGDKTILDVLDPVAGVLEAQAASGAALGPALKAAADEAAAALERTTSMVAQHGKAAAFQQKTVGLQDAGATVGMMLVRQMSSFVGT
- a CDS encoding sugar ABC transporter ATP-binding protein — its product is MSHASTAPVRSADPARPFLELRGIHKRFGGVHALRGVGFTIRPGEAYHLLGENGCGKSTVIKIMSGAHAPDEGEIILDGRSYRALNPIQSLAAGIETVYQDLSLLPNLTVAENVALNEQLVASGGRLARLFDRTRLRQTAEAALARVGLPTARTYLSTIVSDLPLAQRQLVAIARAIATQAKMVIMDEPTTSLTRREVDNLILVVERLRAEGVAVLFVTHKLDECYRIGGHAIVFRDGQCVAQGPLADYSKHDLAELMTGRQIDAARYRTGAPGTEELFAAEGLALPPNLGRVSFTVRKGEILGITGLADSGRNELATAMAGVTPASEGRIRIDGRAETIGHPAHAIRLGIGYVPEDRLAEGLFLDKSIFENEIALVVRDLANGLGIVDTAKGRALADQIAQDMRLNTRNIDLPVSSLSGGNQQRVLIGRWLSIKPKLLVLHGPTVGVDVGSKDTIYRVIQQLAEAGMGLVIISDDLPELLQNCDRILVMNAGSIVADFDATATDEDQIYQAMLASKPGLATEAAR
- a CDS encoding carboxymuconolactone decarboxylase family protein codes for the protein MSSELKEVHARLAHFAKAVPEVAAGFRQLSKAAGAAGRFTPAQKELFAAAFGVVCGCEDCVVYHVDAARRLGAAREDLLELLAVAVEMGGGPAMVYGAKALKAFDEAN
- a CDS encoding SDR family NAD(P)-dependent oxidoreductase; the protein is MNAFRLDDRLALVTGGARGIGAAICTRFASAGAHVIVADRDVAAAEALAAQLRAEGGRADALALDVTDRPGIAAALAALRASHGVPHILVNNAGIVRNAPAAEMSVEDWSAVIDVDLNGVFNCAQLIGGAMVAEGRGAIVNVSSMCGEIVVHPQPQIAYNAAKAGVNMLTKSLAVEWARRGVRVNAVAPGYTATELTLAGRSNPDWFHVWLDRTPMGRLGEPHEIADAVLFLASDAASFITGAVLAVDGGYTAL
- a CDS encoding dihydroxyacetone kinase subunit DhaK; this encodes MKKFLNDPAHFVDEMLDGIYRAHPQVTYVNDDRRCLVVATPKAGKVGIATGGGSGHLPLFLGYVGENMLDGCAVGGVFQSPSADQMHEVTKYIDQGAGVLYIYGNYTGDIINFDMAAELADLDGIRVMQVVGNDDIASSVVGEEHKRRGVAGIFFVYKAAGAAAANGLSLDEVHRIADKARANVRTIGVALSSCVVPEVGHATFSVGEDEMEIGMGIHGEPGISRSKLAAADEVVDQMMARVFAEVEAGAGDEFAVLVNGLGGTPKEELYILFRRVAQLFEEKGSKVKYVWIGEFATAMEMAGASISVLKLDAELDPLIAAPVNTPFFAHYKG
- a CDS encoding FGGY-family carbohydrate kinase translates to MAYVVAVDGGTESLRAGVYDPSGACLGQASHPYGTEFAPGARAEQNPEDWWTALGIATKAALAKAGVDPQAVEAICLTTTSCTVVALDAEGNALRPALLWMDVRAGEEAQAVLATGDPALAANGAGRGPVSAEWMIPKALWLKRHEPHIFERAVTIGEYQDFMTIRLTGRRVASLNNASIRWHYATTRGGFAASLVTALGLEALLDKWPPEVAAPGTVIGTLTARAAEHIGLHTGVKLVQGGADALIGMIGLGVAKPGQLALITGSSHLQFGVSDREVHHPGLWGSYPDAVYPARHIIEGGQTSTGSILQWMKRLMGGTMDLDALNTAAARLEPGCDGLIVQDHFQGNRTPYVDPLSRGAVIGLTLAHGPEHIFRAIIEGISFGTRAILDQMAEAGFRSTELTVGGGATASELWLQIHADTSGLPVCVPASSAAPSVGAAVLAAHGAGHFASIDEGIAAMVRPGRRIEPRAREAARYDEIYQRYRALYPALKNLPATSTGAAR